A portion of the Thalassotalea sp. LPB0316 genome contains these proteins:
- a CDS encoding FimV/HubP family polar landmark protein, producing the protein MHRTLSSRLLPLLLGSLLTLGSLCVAAQEAGVQIRGPKSSDTSVIKQYGPITNADTLWKIALMVRPDPRFSVYQVMQALYLKNPQAFKENNLNHLVNGQYLKVPSYDEIAAIDPVQAQAKSDNDDSIWEKKVKAAPKVVAKKAAPANVVQKQDLEQAKSEINQQLEDIGKSQVQRLETIQNDVLDSIDGLQALLQEDEKLKQRLSNFGQQLGEMQQQVAKGDEIKAQMDSQIKLLQELLDKANAREQELMLEKQKAALEESSFMSSIWFTILVATVPAVLVVSLIAFFLMRRKNSGEESKTEQAAPVAEKAAETPAVADAPADELALDGELSLDDELAIDLAEDDELSDLGEADLGGDELFSDDLDDLDDELLDDDVIHLDDDLDDLEDISLDDLGDDQPLDDTTELAGDDIDDMLDQTADSDEGEVLDGGELGQDMLDDLLGGLSTDKDEEETPANTEDDIDALLSEVNDVVEGKKQPEAKDEQAGESEEVADPDDIDALLDGVADEQASEEVADPDDIDALLDGVADEQASEEVADPDDIDALLDGVADEQASEEVADPDDIDALLDGVADEVADEQASEEVADPDDIDALLDGVVDEQASEEVADPDDIDALLDGVADEQASEEVADPDDIDALLDGVADEQASEEVADPDDIDALLDGVADEQASEEVADPDDIDALLDGVADEQVSEEVADPDDIDALLDGVANEQASEEVAEPEDIDALIDEIALESEQPANASVELTDPNDIDALLSTFDEPMPANTADDNQPIEEVASDTAQVGSHSQDIENFTQETVGQFLTMDFSDIGAAETDANETEVASDELDTAEPEDQEVLDVDDILESIQVEEVEQPNQDEIDDLLDLGDELDDSSLDEQSTEQDDLDDDEELNIDELLAQVAAEDSQAEDDLINDVAEQIEEVESPFDESTLANLLSEGAVPENQEPIELTPDFTDSNVLADLLSDGEPQPKEEVAEASEIEDIQELNNLDFDELLANIEEENKPSNSEEPVVEDVISDLDIGDDLVALDEEDQEPADFVSVDSLLSESLDSENEEQYRKENIDVGLDEFPEFAGDDTDIDDEDSNGVAAKLDLAKVYIEIGDEENAEVILQDVIKLGDAQQQFEAQQLLDNLN; encoded by the coding sequence ATGCATCGTACACTTAGTTCGCGTTTATTGCCTTTGTTACTGGGTAGCTTGTTGACCCTAGGTTCACTCTGTGTTGCTGCGCAAGAAGCCGGCGTTCAGATACGTGGTCCAAAATCATCAGATACTTCAGTGATCAAGCAATACGGTCCGATTACCAACGCTGACACCTTATGGAAAATTGCCTTAATGGTTCGCCCAGATCCGAGATTTTCTGTCTACCAAGTCATGCAGGCGCTTTACCTAAAAAACCCACAAGCTTTCAAAGAGAATAACCTTAACCACCTTGTTAATGGACAATACTTAAAAGTTCCTTCCTACGATGAAATAGCAGCAATAGATCCCGTTCAAGCCCAAGCAAAATCTGACAATGACGACAGTATTTGGGAAAAGAAAGTTAAGGCAGCGCCAAAAGTTGTCGCTAAAAAGGCGGCACCGGCAAATGTCGTGCAAAAACAAGATTTAGAGCAAGCGAAAAGCGAAATTAATCAACAGCTTGAAGATATTGGCAAAAGTCAAGTGCAACGCTTAGAAACCATTCAAAATGACGTATTAGATTCAATAGATGGTTTACAGGCTCTGTTACAGGAAGACGAAAAGCTCAAACAGCGATTATCAAATTTCGGTCAGCAGCTTGGCGAAATGCAGCAACAAGTTGCTAAAGGTGACGAAATCAAGGCTCAAATGGATAGCCAAATTAAACTTTTGCAAGAATTACTAGATAAAGCCAATGCCCGTGAGCAGGAGCTGATGCTTGAGAAGCAAAAAGCAGCACTTGAAGAGAGCAGCTTTATGTCGAGTATTTGGTTTACCATTTTAGTTGCAACTGTGCCTGCGGTATTAGTTGTGTCATTAATTGCCTTCTTTTTAATGCGCCGCAAAAATTCAGGGGAAGAATCCAAAACCGAACAAGCTGCTCCGGTAGCCGAAAAAGCAGCAGAAACACCGGCCGTCGCAGATGCTCCTGCAGATGAATTGGCACTTGACGGCGAACTATCACTTGATGACGAATTAGCGATAGATTTGGCTGAAGACGATGAGTTAAGTGACTTAGGTGAAGCAGACCTAGGTGGTGACGAATTATTCTCCGATGATCTTGATGATTTAGATGATGAACTGCTTGATGATGACGTTATTCATTTAGATGATGATCTCGACGATTTAGAAGATATTTCCCTTGATGATTTAGGTGACGATCAACCGCTTGATGACACCACTGAACTAGCCGGTGATGACATTGATGATATGTTAGACCAAACAGCTGACAGTGATGAAGGCGAAGTATTAGACGGTGGTGAGTTAGGTCAAGACATGCTTGATGACCTACTTGGTGGCTTAAGCACAGATAAAGACGAAGAAGAAACACCTGCCAATACCGAAGACGATATCGACGCTTTGCTAAGTGAAGTTAACGATGTGGTTGAAGGCAAAAAGCAACCAGAAGCAAAAGACGAACAAGCAGGTGAATCAGAAGAAGTCGCCGATCCGGACGACATTGATGCGTTATTGGACGGCGTTGCAGATGAGCAAGCTAGTGAAGAAGTCGCCGATCCAGATGACATTGATGCCTTATTAGATGGCGTAGCAGATGAACAAGCTAGCGAAGAAGTCGCCGATCCAGACGACATTGATGCCTTATTAGATGGCGTTGCAGATGAGCAAGCAAGTGAAGAAGTCGCCGATCCAGATGACATTGATGCCTTATTAGATGGCGTTGCAGATGAAGTTGCAGATGAGCAAGCTAGCGAAGAAGTCGCCGATCCAGACGACATTGATGCGTTATTAGATGGCGTTGTAGATGAACAAGCTAGCGAAGAAGTCGCCGATCCAGACGACATTGATGCGTTATTAGATGGCGTAGCAGATGAACAAGCTAGCGAAGAAGTCGCCGATCCAGACGACATTGATGCGTTATTAGATGGCGTAGCAGATGAACAAGCTAGCGAAGAAGTCGCCGATCCAGACGATATTGATGCCTTATTAGATGGCGTTGCAGATGAACAAGCTAGCGAAGAAGTCGCCGATCCAGACGACATTGATGCGTTATTAGATGGCGTTGCAGATGAACAAGTTAGCGAAGAAGTCGCCGATCCAGATGACATTGATGCGTTATTAGATGGCGTTGCAAATGAGCAAGCTAGCGAAGAAGTTGCCGAGCCAGAAGATATCGACGCACTAATTGATGAAATTGCATTGGAAAGCGAACAACCAGCTAATGCAAGTGTTGAGTTAACCGATCCAAATGATATTGACGCTTTACTGTCGACATTTGACGAACCGATGCCGGCAAATACCGCTGATGATAACCAACCTATTGAAGAAGTAGCATCAGATACAGCGCAAGTAGGTAGTCATAGCCAAGATATTGAAAACTTTACTCAGGAAACTGTCGGTCAGTTTTTAACCATGGACTTTAGTGATATTGGCGCAGCTGAAACCGATGCAAACGAGACTGAAGTAGCTTCAGATGAGCTAGATACCGCAGAGCCTGAAGATCAAGAAGTTTTAGATGTCGATGATATTCTAGAGTCGATTCAAGTTGAAGAAGTAGAGCAGCCTAATCAAGATGAAATTGATGACTTACTTGATTTAGGTGACGAGCTTGACGATAGCTCACTTGATGAGCAGAGCACAGAGCAAGACGACTTGGATGATGATGAAGAACTCAATATTGATGAGCTTTTAGCACAAGTTGCGGCTGAGGATAGCCAAGCAGAAGATGACTTGATTAATGATGTTGCCGAGCAGATAGAAGAAGTCGAATCACCGTTTGATGAGTCTACACTGGCAAATTTACTCAGTGAAGGCGCAGTGCCAGAAAACCAAGAGCCCATTGAACTAACACCTGACTTTACTGACTCTAATGTATTAGCTGATCTGCTAAGTGACGGCGAGCCTCAACCTAAAGAAGAGGTTGCTGAAGCAAGCGAAATAGAAGATATTCAAGAGTTAAATAACCTAGATTTTGACGAATTGCTGGCGAATATCGAAGAAGAAAACAAGCCTAGTAACAGTGAAGAGCCAGTAGTTGAAGATGTTATCTCCGATCTCGATATTGGCGATGATCTGGTCGCGCTTGATGAAGAGGATCAAGAGCCGGCAGACTTTGTTTCAGTTGACAGCTTGCTTTCAGAGTCGCTTGACTCAGAAAACGAAGAACAATATCGAAAAGAAAATATTGATGTTGGCCTTGATGAATTTCCTGAATTTGCCGGCGATGATACCGATATTGATGACGAGGACAGCAATGGTGTTGCCGCTAAGTTAGACCTCGCTAAAGTCTATATAGAAATTGGTGATGAAGAGAATGCCGAAGTTATTTTACAAGACGTCATCAAACTAGGTGATGCTCAACAGCAGTTTGAAGCTCAGCAGTTACTCGATAATTTGAATTAG
- a CDS encoding aspartate-semialdehyde dehydrogenase codes for MAQKFDVCVLGATGLVGKTIIEILAQRDFPINKLYPLASSRSAGEFIEFNGESIEVLDADNFDWSLAQIGFFSAGGATSKQYAPMAGEAGCIVIDNTSEFRYDPDIPLVVPEVNPQALAEYRNRNIIANPNCSTIQMMVALKPIYDAVGIERVNVSTYQSVSGAGKAAMDELAKQCADLLSGKPIEPKAFSRQIAFNVIPQIDVFLENGYTKEEMKMVWETKKILGDENVLVNPTAVRVPVFFGHGEAIHLETSSPISAEEVKALLKQAPGLVVCENDEDFPTQIGEASGKDETFVGRIREDISHNNGLNMWIVADNVRKGAATNSIQIAELLIRDYLS; via the coding sequence ATGGCACAGAAGTTCGATGTTTGCGTATTAGGCGCAACAGGCTTAGTTGGTAAAACAATAATTGAAATTTTAGCGCAAAGAGATTTTCCAATTAATAAGCTATACCCGTTAGCAAGTTCACGCTCGGCTGGTGAATTTATTGAGTTTAACGGTGAGAGCATCGAAGTGCTAGACGCCGATAACTTTGACTGGAGTCTCGCTCAAATTGGTTTCTTTTCAGCTGGCGGTGCGACTTCAAAACAATATGCACCGATGGCAGGTGAAGCTGGTTGTATCGTTATTGATAATACGTCAGAGTTTCGTTACGACCCAGATATTCCATTAGTTGTACCTGAAGTTAACCCTCAAGCACTCGCTGAATATCGCAATCGCAATATTATTGCCAATCCAAATTGTTCAACGATTCAAATGATGGTGGCCTTAAAACCAATTTACGATGCGGTAGGTATTGAGCGTGTTAATGTATCAACTTATCAATCAGTATCTGGTGCAGGTAAAGCCGCGATGGATGAATTAGCCAAACAATGCGCTGATTTACTGTCAGGCAAGCCGATTGAACCAAAAGCATTCTCTCGTCAAATCGCTTTTAACGTGATCCCACAAATCGACGTTTTCTTAGAAAATGGTTACACCAAAGAAGAAATGAAAATGGTTTGGGAAACCAAGAAGATTTTAGGCGATGAAAATGTGTTGGTTAATCCAACGGCGGTACGTGTGCCAGTATTCTTTGGTCACGGTGAAGCTATTCACCTAGAAACGAGTTCGCCAATTAGCGCTGAAGAGGTCAAAGCGCTGTTAAAACAAGCGCCAGGCTTGGTGGTTTGTGAAAATGATGAAGACTTCCCAACTCAGATAGGTGAAGCTAGCGGCAAGGATGAAACCTTTGTTGGCCGTATTCGTGAAGATATTAGTCATAATAATGGTTTAAATATGTGGATTGTTGCCGATAACGTTAGAAAGGGTGCCGCAACCAACAGTATTCAGATCGCAGAGCTACTTATTCGCGATTATCTCTCTTAG
- a CDS encoding 4-phosphoerythronate dehydrogenase codes for MKIYFDENMPFAREFFSEFGEVIPFSGRDVSAHALADADVLLVRSITNVNQALLSSNKRLKFVGSATIGFDHIDLAYLAKRNIFFTSAPGCNAVSVAEYVISALVVLAEQGQFSLLNKTVGIVGAGNTGSRLSEKLSALGINYKLHDPILEQAGDTRKFSSLDEVLACDIISLHVPKTMSGEHATYHLLDKTRLASIRDDQILVNACRGEVIDNQALLSLKQAGAGFSLVLDVWENEPNILLPLIEHADIATAHIAGYSLEGKARGTEMLYQALCRELGKPVSKSLKAFLPQPMFEQVKINQSINEILLNPLVKMVYDVRRDDAIFRQQIHSCGFDKIRKTYPARREFSSLSVITPSSPKSDSLYQLGFSQYVQQEEE; via the coding sequence TTGAAAATTTATTTTGATGAAAACATGCCATTTGCTCGTGAGTTTTTCAGCGAGTTTGGTGAGGTTATTCCATTTAGTGGTAGAGATGTTAGCGCACACGCGTTAGCTGACGCTGATGTTTTGTTAGTTCGGTCAATTACCAACGTTAATCAAGCATTGCTTAGCAGCAATAAGCGTTTGAAGTTTGTCGGCTCGGCGACGATTGGCTTTGATCACATCGATCTGGCGTATTTAGCGAAGCGCAATATATTCTTTACTTCAGCTCCAGGGTGCAATGCGGTGTCAGTGGCTGAATACGTTATTAGCGCATTAGTTGTCTTAGCCGAGCAAGGGCAGTTTTCACTGTTGAATAAAACCGTGGGTATTGTCGGTGCTGGCAACACCGGTAGCCGTTTAAGTGAAAAATTATCGGCGTTAGGCATTAATTATAAGCTCCATGATCCCATTTTAGAGCAAGCAGGTGACACGCGTAAATTTTCATCATTAGACGAGGTACTGGCTTGCGACATTATTTCGCTGCACGTGCCCAAAACCATGAGTGGCGAGCACGCGACATACCACTTACTTGATAAAACCCGACTAGCGTCAATTCGCGATGATCAGATTTTGGTTAACGCTTGTCGAGGTGAAGTTATTGATAATCAAGCGTTACTGTCGTTAAAACAAGCGGGTGCTGGCTTTTCATTAGTCTTAGATGTTTGGGAAAACGAGCCAAATATTCTACTGCCACTGATTGAGCATGCGGATATCGCGACCGCTCATATCGCAGGTTATAGCTTAGAAGGAAAAGCACGTGGCACAGAAATGCTCTATCAGGCATTATGTCGTGAGCTTGGTAAACCTGTGAGTAAATCACTAAAAGCGTTTTTACCTCAGCCAATGTTTGAGCAGGTAAAAATAAATCAGTCAATCAATGAAATTTTGCTAAACCCCTTGGTTAAAATGGTTTACGATGTAAGGCGAGACGATGCTATATTTCGTCAACAAATTCATTCGTGTGGTTTCGATAAAATACGCAAAACATACCCCGCTCGCAGGGAGTTTTCTTCATTGTCGGTAATCACACCTAGCAGTCCCAAGTCTGATTCGCTGTATCAACTTGGTTTTAGTCAATATGTGCAACAAGAGGAAGAATAA
- the fabB gene encoding beta-ketoacyl-ACP synthase I — MKRVVITGLGIVSSLGNDTEEVLASLKEGRSGITRSESFDEQGLRSQVWGKPNIELKDHIDRKAMRFMGDASGYAYVAMEQAIKDSNLTPEQVSNIRTGIVAGSGGASSANVIASADTLRSKGVKRVGPYAVPKTMSSTISACLATPFKILGVNYSISSACATSAHCIGHAAELIQLGKQDIVFAGGGEEVDWSLAMMFDGMGALSTKYNDTPEKASRTYDADRDGFVISGGGGMVVVEELEHALARGAHIYAEIVGYGATSDGYDMVAPSGEGAVRCMQLAMQDVDAPIDYLNTHGTSTPVGDVKELGAIQEVFGGKSPAISATKAMSGHALGAAGVHEAIYSILMMENNFIAPSINIETLDEQAQGLDIVTETREAELNTVMSNSFGFGGTNSTLVLQKYK; from the coding sequence ATGAAACGTGTCGTGATAACAGGTTTAGGTATTGTCTCAAGTTTAGGTAACGATACCGAGGAAGTATTAGCGTCTTTAAAAGAAGGCCGTTCAGGAATTACTCGTTCAGAGAGCTTTGATGAACAAGGTCTGCGCAGCCAAGTTTGGGGTAAGCCTAATATTGAATTAAAAGATCATATCGATCGCAAAGCGATGCGTTTTATGGGTGATGCTTCAGGTTACGCATACGTAGCAATGGAACAAGCCATTAAAGATTCAAACCTTACACCAGAGCAAGTGTCGAACATTCGCACCGGTATTGTCGCGGGCTCAGGTGGTGCATCTTCAGCAAACGTTATCGCATCGGCTGATACATTGCGTTCAAAAGGCGTTAAGCGCGTTGGTCCATATGCGGTACCAAAAACGATGTCGAGCACAATCTCTGCTTGTTTAGCCACTCCGTTTAAAATTTTAGGTGTTAACTATTCAATCAGTTCAGCTTGTGCAACAAGTGCCCACTGTATTGGTCACGCAGCCGAACTTATCCAATTAGGCAAGCAAGATATTGTGTTTGCTGGTGGTGGTGAAGAAGTCGATTGGTCATTAGCGATGATGTTCGATGGTATGGGCGCATTATCGACAAAATACAATGATACACCAGAAAAAGCATCGCGTACTTATGATGCAGATCGCGATGGTTTCGTTATCTCTGGCGGTGGCGGTATGGTAGTTGTGGAAGAGCTTGAACACGCATTAGCACGTGGCGCCCATATTTACGCCGAAATTGTTGGTTATGGTGCAACATCAGATGGTTACGACATGGTTGCACCATCGGGTGAAGGTGCTGTTCGTTGTATGCAACTAGCAATGCAGGACGTTGACGCGCCAATCGATTACTTGAACACTCACGGTACTTCTACACCGGTAGGTGACGTCAAAGAGCTTGGCGCTATTCAAGAAGTATTTGGCGGCAAATCACCTGCAATTAGTGCAACTAAAGCCATGTCTGGTCACGCGCTAGGCGCGGCTGGTGTTCACGAAGCTATTTACTCAATTTTAATGATGGAAAATAATTTTATTGCTCCATCAATTAACATTGAAACGTTAGATGAACAAGCTCAAGGTTTAGATATCGTCACTGAAACTCGTGAAGCCGAGTTAAACACTGTGATGTCAAATAGCTTTGGTTTTGGTGGTACTAACTCAACACTAGTATTACAAAAATACAAATAA
- the mnmC gene encoding bifunctional tRNA (5-methylaminomethyl-2-thiouridine)(34)-methyltransferase MnmD/FAD-dependent 5-carboxymethylaminomethyl-2-thiouridine(34) oxidoreductase MnmC translates to MTDHKTTQAQSNDKVVFQQDGSPFSAQFDDIYFDTQHGYSQSDDVFIQGNNIEARLLANKSPLVIGETGFGTGLNFFITLKYVEQAITKHGDKTLPLTFISVEKYPLSAEQIQQSLQCWPEFKPFVDDFCQQYDNSNTDQSIREFRLLAGKVTLILICDDASKGFAKLSTNIKVSRKQNNYLVPAINAWYLDGFSPAKNPEMWSPELFGQIARLSDDNASLSTFTVAGFVKRGLIKVGFRLEKKTTVGRKNKSLRAKFQQSPNSGQGYLLRPHNTKPTRVAIIGSGIAAACLAYKLTRENIRVCIYCQDDELAQGGSSNAIGAVYPLLHQERDDISEFYHQAFITALAFYHQVAEQGVAFDHQWCGVLDLAFKPALAKRLIKFDQINAWPRDIIHTVNAQQASELANMPLEHGGLFMPQAGWVAPQQLVRALFGAALNTGYLKVKTQCDIEQLQPTDDNTWRLHYGNKTDAASTVVMCGGAQTSLLAPFDQLPVYPVRGQVSSMKTNDDIAKLSTVICHKGYLTPKNNDIHCIGATFDKDDRDIQSRTQDDDYNLAMYHQSLTTFPKWQKHDVVSSKARLRCMSPDHMPVAGPMPKTEEYYALYHHLEKDKNWRVDTPAPYYPNLYVLTGLGARGLCSAPLMADIIKADICGTPYPVNSKMLFNLAPNRYILKDIIKGKFKR, encoded by the coding sequence ATGACTGATCACAAAACAACACAGGCTCAAAGTAACGACAAGGTCGTATTCCAACAAGACGGTTCGCCATTTTCAGCGCAGTTTGATGATATTTACTTTGATACCCAACACGGTTACAGCCAAAGTGACGACGTATTTATTCAGGGCAATAATATTGAGGCTAGATTATTAGCTAATAAGTCTCCATTGGTCATTGGAGAAACCGGTTTTGGTACGGGCTTGAACTTTTTTATCACCCTCAAATATGTCGAGCAAGCCATTACTAAACACGGGGATAAAACCCTACCCTTGACCTTTATCAGTGTTGAAAAGTACCCATTAAGCGCTGAGCAAATTCAACAATCATTGCAGTGTTGGCCTGAATTTAAGCCATTTGTTGATGACTTTTGTCAGCAATATGACAACAGCAATACAGACCAATCTATTCGTGAGTTTAGGTTGTTAGCAGGTAAAGTAACACTGATTTTGATATGTGATGACGCAAGCAAAGGTTTTGCCAAACTCAGTACCAATATCAAAGTATCTCGAAAGCAAAATAACTACTTAGTGCCAGCGATCAACGCTTGGTATCTTGACGGTTTTTCGCCAGCAAAAAACCCAGAGATGTGGAGCCCTGAGTTGTTTGGACAGATTGCTCGCTTGTCAGATGATAACGCAAGTTTATCGACTTTTACCGTGGCTGGTTTTGTCAAAAGAGGCCTGATCAAGGTTGGCTTTAGACTCGAGAAAAAAACAACCGTTGGTCGCAAAAATAAGAGCTTAAGGGCGAAGTTTCAACAATCACCTAACTCGGGTCAGGGCTATTTACTGCGACCACACAATACTAAACCAACGAGAGTGGCGATTATTGGCTCGGGTATTGCTGCTGCGTGTTTGGCCTATAAACTGACCCGTGAAAACATTCGAGTATGTATATATTGCCAAGACGATGAACTTGCCCAAGGTGGATCGAGTAATGCTATTGGCGCGGTTTATCCTCTACTACACCAAGAAAGAGATGACATTAGTGAGTTTTACCATCAAGCGTTTATTACCGCCTTGGCTTTTTATCATCAAGTAGCAGAGCAAGGAGTCGCGTTTGATCATCAATGGTGTGGCGTTTTAGACTTAGCTTTTAAACCGGCGTTAGCCAAGCGCTTAATCAAATTTGATCAAATAAACGCTTGGCCACGCGATATTATTCACACGGTAAATGCTCAGCAAGCCAGTGAACTAGCTAATATGCCACTAGAACACGGCGGGTTATTTATGCCTCAAGCCGGTTGGGTTGCACCACAACAACTTGTGCGAGCGTTATTTGGCGCAGCCTTAAATACAGGCTATTTAAAGGTTAAAACCCAATGTGACATCGAGCAATTGCAACCAACCGACGATAATACTTGGCGCTTGCATTACGGCAATAAAACGGATGCGGCTAGTACGGTCGTGATGTGCGGTGGTGCGCAAACGTCATTATTGGCGCCATTTGATCAACTCCCCGTCTATCCCGTGCGTGGGCAAGTTAGTTCAATGAAAACAAACGATGATATAGCTAAATTATCAACGGTTATTTGTCACAAAGGCTATTTAACGCCAAAAAACAACGATATTCATTGTATTGGCGCTACGTTCGACAAAGATGATCGGGATATCCAATCGCGTACGCAAGACGATGATTACAACTTGGCAATGTATCACCAGTCGCTAACTACCTTTCCTAAATGGCAAAAACACGATGTGGTAAGCAGTAAAGCTAGGCTGCGATGTATGTCGCCAGATCATATGCCAGTGGCTGGCCCTATGCCCAAAACAGAAGAATATTACGCGCTTTACCACCATCTAGAGAAGGATAAAAACTGGCGAGTTGATACGCCAGCCCCCTACTACCCCAATTTGTATGTATTAACCGGCCTAGGTGCCCGAGGTTTGTGCTCTGCGCCATTGATGGCGGATATAATAAAAGCTGATATTTGCGGCACACCTTACCCTGTTAATAGTAAAATGCTGTTTAACCTCGCGCCAAATCGCTACATCTTAAAAGACATTATCAAAGGTAAATTCAAGCGGTAA
- a CDS encoding YfcL family protein — translation MNTLTDLYQHFDELVFNDADPDTLFASSYIKGFIALEAVNFGDEQQTPSKALAEKVTQALINNKTELTPQDQTIVNNYWLSLQPIFK, via the coding sequence ATGAATACCCTTACCGATTTATATCAGCATTTTGATGAGCTCGTTTTTAATGATGCAGATCCTGACACCCTGTTTGCCTCAAGCTATATTAAAGGCTTTATTGCCTTAGAGGCGGTGAACTTTGGTGACGAGCAACAAACACCGTCAAAAGCCCTGGCCGAAAAAGTCACCCAAGCACTGATTAACAACAAAACAGAGTTAACGCCGCAAGATCAAACAATCGTTAATAATTATTGGTTATCACTGCAACCTATTTTTAAGTAA
- a CDS encoding ATP-NAD kinase family protein has product MQKFKLGFLVNPIAGIGGSVALKGSDGEGVAAQAIALGATAKSNERAKQALEILLPYKDKICLFTADQEMGEHSAKSLGFETRVVYQAKNQPTTAADTEQAVNALIEEGIDILLFAGGDGTARNVCSQVGDSFPVLGIPAGCKIHSGVYAVTPKAAGRVIEKMVTNELVTLTDADVMDIDESLFREGVVKAKRYGEMSVPCELRYVQAVKSGGKESDELVLQDIAADVINQMDEQLFVIGSGSTTAFLMEELGLENTLLGVDVVREQALVANDITEPELWQLLNDYDDQNGEQPPKLVITLIGGQGHIFGRGNQQLSPRVIRKIGKENIIVIATKTKIAALNHRPLIADTGDQVLDQELSGLMKVTTGYNDQVLYPVASPE; this is encoded by the coding sequence ATGCAGAAGTTTAAACTTGGCTTTTTAGTTAACCCAATAGCGGGTATTGGCGGTAGTGTCGCGCTAAAAGGTAGCGATGGAGAGGGCGTTGCAGCACAAGCGATAGCCCTGGGTGCAACCGCTAAATCCAATGAGCGAGCCAAACAAGCGTTAGAAATTTTACTGCCATACAAAGATAAGATTTGCCTCTTTACCGCAGACCAAGAAATGGGCGAGCACAGTGCTAAGTCGTTGGGCTTTGAAACACGTGTTGTTTATCAGGCAAAAAATCAGCCGACAACAGCAGCGGATACTGAACAAGCAGTAAATGCCCTGATTGAAGAGGGCATTGATATACTGCTATTTGCTGGTGGTGATGGTACTGCTCGAAATGTCTGTAGCCAAGTAGGTGACAGTTTTCCTGTTTTAGGTATTCCTGCAGGCTGTAAAATACACTCAGGTGTTTATGCGGTTACACCAAAAGCGGCGGGACGCGTGATTGAAAAAATGGTAACTAATGAGCTTGTCACGTTAACAGACGCCGATGTTATGGACATCGATGAAAGTTTATTTCGCGAAGGCGTGGTCAAAGCCAAGCGTTATGGTGAAATGAGCGTACCGTGTGAATTGCGTTATGTTCAAGCAGTAAAATCTGGTGGTAAAGAATCAGACGAGTTGGTGTTACAAGATATTGCCGCTGATGTTATCAATCAAATGGACGAGCAACTATTTGTTATCGGCTCTGGCTCGACAACAGCATTTTTAATGGAAGAGCTTGGTTTAGAAAATACCTTATTAGGTGTCGATGTTGTTCGTGAGCAGGCATTAGTCGCCAATGATATTACTGAGCCTGAGCTTTGGCAGTTACTCAACGACTATGATGACCAAAATGGCGAGCAACCACCAAAGTTGGTGATCACATTAATTGGTGGTCAGGGTCATATATTCGGCCGAGGTAATCAACAATTGAGTCCTCGTGTTATCCGTAAAATCGGCAAAGAAAATATTATCGTTATCGCGACAAAAACTAAAATCGCCGCGTTAAACCATCGCCCGTTAATCGCAGACACAGGTGATCAAGTACTTGATCAGGAATTAAGTGGCTTAATGAAAGTTACTACTGGCTATAATGATCAGGTCCTATACCCGGTTGCTAGCCCTGAATAA
- a CDS encoding elongation factor P hydroxylase, producing MHRYQDLIRLFDQTFYPSFNTRLVKGGNEPIYLPATKDCDYHQVVFAHGYFASGLHEIAHWCIAGEARRQLVDFGYWYEPDGRNHQQQALFESVEIKPQALEWAFCVAANKPFNVSVDNLNGDFEPDANSFKLKVFEQVKQYLSNGFPKRGQLFIEALANFYQVKLPLNPNHFLTPFEQDQLLHNQRNNYPEVCDAEV from the coding sequence ATGCATCGATATCAGGACTTAATCAGGCTTTTTGATCAAACCTTTTATCCAAGCTTTAATACTCGCCTAGTTAAAGGCGGTAATGAGCCCATTTACCTGCCTGCTACAAAAGATTGTGACTACCACCAAGTGGTCTTTGCTCACGGCTATTTTGCTAGTGGTTTACATGAGATTGCACATTGGTGTATTGCTGGCGAAGCTCGTCGGCAGTTAGTCGATTTTGGTTATTGGTATGAACCTGATGGCCGAAATCATCAGCAACAAGCATTGTTTGAGTCGGTTGAAATAAAACCACAAGCATTGGAGTGGGCATTTTGCGTCGCGGCAAATAAACCGTTTAATGTCTCAGTAGATAATCTTAACGGTGATTTTGAACCCGATGCCAATAGCTTTAAACTTAAAGTTTTTGAGCAGGTTAAGCAGTATTTATCCAATGGCTTTCCAAAGCGAGGCCAACTGTTTATTGAGGCTCTAGCTAACTTTTATCAGGTTAAATTACCGCTTAACCCAAATCATTTTTTAACCCCTTTTGAGCAAGATCAATTGCTACACAATCAACGCAATAATTACCCAGAGGTTTGTGATGCAGAAGTTTAA